One segment of Phaeacidiphilus oryzae TH49 DNA contains the following:
- the fabF gene encoding beta-ketoacyl-ACP synthase II produces MVTGIGAVTPVGNDRESTWQALLAGRSGVGPITRFDAAGLGLPTTIAAEVKDFDPAGFLDRKRQRRSARFSQLAVAAAREAVADAGVEAGGTVDGTRLGVIVNNAVAGMDGVEQAVDTMHADPRQVSPYFVSSVIPNMPACEVAIDVGAHGPVNASALACASGIHALLEGKRLIQSGEADVVIAGGTDSAITPVMFTGLSNMGALSRRNDDPTRASRPFDADRDGFVFGEGAVITVLESAEHARARGARAYAEVVGGALTSDAFHVSAPDPSGEHATRAMRLALRNTGTAPGDVDYICAHGTSTRINDLAETKAIRAAYGADAYDLLVSSPKSMVGHLIGAAGALSAMVSALAIRDGVVPPTINLETPGEECDLDYVPNEARKSEVRTAAVNAFGFGGQNCVAVLRAV; encoded by the coding sequence GTGGTGACGGGCATCGGCGCCGTCACCCCGGTGGGCAACGACCGGGAGAGCACCTGGCAGGCGCTGCTCGCCGGGCGGTCCGGCGTCGGCCCGATCACCCGCTTCGACGCGGCCGGGCTCGGCCTGCCGACCACCATCGCCGCCGAGGTCAAGGACTTCGATCCGGCCGGGTTCCTGGACCGCAAGCGGCAGCGCCGCTCGGCCAGGTTCTCCCAGCTGGCGGTCGCCGCGGCCCGGGAGGCCGTCGCGGACGCCGGGGTCGAGGCGGGCGGCACCGTGGACGGCACCCGGCTGGGCGTCATCGTGAACAACGCGGTGGCCGGGATGGACGGCGTCGAGCAGGCCGTGGACACCATGCACGCCGACCCGCGGCAGGTCTCCCCGTACTTCGTCTCCTCGGTGATCCCGAACATGCCCGCCTGCGAGGTGGCGATCGACGTCGGCGCCCACGGGCCCGTCAACGCCTCGGCGCTGGCCTGCGCCAGCGGGATCCACGCGCTGCTTGAGGGCAAGCGGCTGATCCAGTCCGGCGAGGCGGACGTGGTGATCGCGGGCGGGACGGACTCGGCGATCACCCCGGTGATGTTCACCGGGCTCTCCAACATGGGCGCGCTGTCCCGGCGGAACGACGACCCGACCCGGGCCTCCCGGCCGTTCGACGCCGACCGGGACGGGTTCGTCTTCGGCGAGGGCGCGGTGATCACCGTGCTGGAGTCGGCCGAGCATGCCAGGGCGCGCGGGGCCCGGGCCTACGCCGAGGTCGTCGGCGGCGCGCTGACCTCGGACGCCTTCCACGTCAGCGCCCCGGACCCGTCCGGCGAGCACGCCACCCGGGCGATGCGGCTGGCGCTGCGGAACACCGGCACCGCGCCGGGGGACGTGGACTACATCTGCGCCCACGGCACCTCGACCCGGATCAACGACCTCGCCGAGACCAAGGCGATCCGCGCCGCCTACGGCGCCGACGCCTACGACCTGCTGGTCAGCTCGCCGAAGTCGATGGTGGGTCATCTGATCGGCGCCGCGGGCGCGTTGAGCGCCATGGTCAGCGCGCTGGCCATCCGGGACGGCGTGGTCCCGCCGACGATCAACCTGGAGACCCCCGGCGAGGAGTGCGACCTCGACTACGTGCCCAACGAGGCGCGGAAGAGCGAGGTGCGGACCGCGGCGGTGAACGCGTTCGGCTTCGGCGGCCAGAACTGCGTGGCCGTGCTGCGGGCAGTCTGA
- a CDS encoding class I adenylate-forming enzyme family protein, producing the protein MATTYDPAGFRSVFEQNFTYAAGFRRNTHRYPRSTAMSDPETGRSWTYAELGADVDRLAAALAGAGVREGDLLAFQLLNGPEFALLWLAAQRMGAVASPVNFRLAPGETAHVLTTGEPRVFVYDTSVGEEAGRALALAGDAGRPALLVHAGPADGRVLDGSVDFWELLGRGDGLPAPAEPSGGIYAETTRLYTSGTTGMPKGVPLNNATEVLSAHDVIMHFPLSPEDRTLNMTPWFHRGGLYSGGPNPVFYVGGEVVPLRHFDPDRVLDLVEERRLTFLIGAPTNLERLADAQQARPRDLSSLRGVVTMGAPLERAACLRYQELLTPRIFNGYGTTEAFWNTFLRPADLPEHAGSAGRACTDDDVRVVRVYEGRRAAADDLAAKDGQEVGEVIVRSPKSGYGYAGRPEEEAENFRDGWLYIGDLATWDEDEYVTVVGRRDDMILSGGENVHPVQVEEVLNELPGVADSAVVGAPDPEWGQLVTAYVVRRDPELTAADCEKHCRAHPMLAAYKRPRAYRFVDALPTTSTGKKIHYQLRERAAREAREGLLERVPSGRG; encoded by the coding sequence ATGGCTACCACCTACGACCCGGCCGGCTTCCGGTCGGTGTTCGAGCAGAACTTCACCTACGCGGCCGGCTTCCGGCGCAACACCCACCGGTACCCGCGGTCGACCGCGATGTCCGACCCGGAGACCGGCCGCAGCTGGACCTACGCCGAACTCGGCGCGGACGTCGACCGGTTGGCGGCGGCGCTGGCCGGGGCCGGGGTCCGGGAGGGCGACCTCCTCGCCTTCCAGCTGCTGAACGGGCCCGAGTTCGCGCTGCTGTGGCTGGCCGCGCAGCGGATGGGCGCGGTGGCCTCGCCGGTCAACTTCCGCCTGGCGCCGGGCGAGACGGCGCATGTGCTGACCACCGGGGAACCCCGGGTCTTCGTCTACGACACCTCGGTCGGCGAGGAGGCGGGCCGGGCACTGGCGCTGGCCGGGGACGCCGGCCGGCCCGCGCTGCTGGTGCACGCCGGGCCGGCGGACGGCCGGGTGCTGGACGGCTCGGTGGACTTCTGGGAGCTGCTGGGGCGGGGCGACGGGCTGCCCGCGCCGGCGGAGCCGAGCGGCGGGATCTACGCCGAGACCACGCGGCTGTACACCTCGGGGACGACCGGGATGCCGAAGGGCGTGCCGCTGAACAACGCCACCGAGGTGCTCTCGGCGCACGACGTCATCATGCACTTCCCGCTCTCGCCGGAGGACCGCACCCTCAACATGACGCCGTGGTTCCACCGCGGCGGGCTCTACTCGGGCGGGCCGAACCCGGTCTTCTACGTGGGCGGCGAGGTGGTGCCGCTGCGGCACTTCGACCCCGACCGGGTGCTGGATCTGGTGGAGGAGCGCCGGCTGACCTTCCTGATCGGCGCGCCGACCAACCTGGAGCGGCTGGCGGACGCGCAGCAGGCCCGGCCGCGCGACCTGTCCTCGCTGCGCGGGGTGGTGACCATGGGCGCGCCGCTGGAGCGAGCGGCCTGCCTGCGCTACCAGGAGCTGCTGACGCCCCGGATCTTCAACGGCTACGGCACCACCGAGGCGTTCTGGAACACCTTCCTGCGGCCGGCCGACCTGCCGGAGCACGCCGGCAGCGCGGGACGGGCCTGCACGGACGACGACGTGCGGGTGGTCCGGGTGTACGAGGGCCGGCGGGCGGCGGCCGACGACCTGGCGGCCAAGGACGGGCAGGAGGTCGGCGAGGTGATCGTCCGCTCCCCCAAGTCCGGTTACGGGTACGCCGGCCGGCCGGAGGAGGAGGCGGAGAACTTCCGGGACGGCTGGCTGTACATCGGCGACCTGGCCACCTGGGACGAGGACGAGTACGTCACCGTGGTCGGGCGGCGGGACGACATGATCCTCTCCGGCGGCGAGAACGTCCATCCCGTGCAGGTCGAGGAGGTGCTCAACGAGCTGCCCGGGGTGGCGGACTCGGCGGTGGTGGGCGCACCGGACCCGGAGTGGGGCCAGCTGGTGACGGCCTATGTGGTCCGCCGGGACCCGGAGTTGACGGCGGCCGACTGCGAGAAGCACTGCCGGGCGCACCCGATGCTGGCCGCGTACAAGCGGCCGCGGGCGTACCGGTTCGTGGACGCGCTGCCGACCACCTCCACCGGCAAGAAGATCCACTACCAGCTGCGCGAGCGCGCCGCGCGGGAGGCGCGGGAGGGGCTGCTGGAGCGGGTGCCGAGCGGGCGGGGGTGA
- a CDS encoding acyl-CoA dehydrogenase family protein, whose protein sequence is MTSRQQPSPPPHAESYAQPHAESGSEPHAPSRPSAGRRRRASAAAAAAAAVPGGAVRNGFGTLGAGAVEPAAESLLESGAFGGLGGLARVVDLLAARAGEQDAEAAYPYQGVEVVHESGLAGATIGRRYDGPGAGLADTVRVLRELGSGDPSVALITAGTLLFHAEQARTDRWGDQLYQAVLADAEHGSAPVGLLCARPGAEPQVTAAADPDGGRMLNGRRSGVVGSEALGWLLLRALPEPADAPPADHTGPVTARQPASPEPDLFLVPADSPGLSVDPTADPVGLRAAAPHDVLVDRVAVPPDAAAARLEPGQQALSRAWRALALPAIFLGAARSAREALLSAVRPTGRRERELLVAVGELDARLGAAEDALDALAAAVDRGRPDAIARCGAAGALALRNATAIGSLAARTAGPDGVSRTHPLERHLRDLLAARLYLPDESATLATAGANALNLG, encoded by the coding sequence ATGACGTCCCGTCAGCAGCCGTCCCCGCCACCGCATGCGGAGTCGTATGCGCAGCCGCATGCGGAGTCGGGTTCGGAGCCGCACGCGCCCTCGCGGCCGTCCGCCGGGCGGCGCCGGCGTGCCTCCGCGGCGGCGGCCGCGGCGGCGGCGGTCCCCGGCGGCGCGGTCCGCAACGGGTTCGGGACGCTGGGCGCCGGCGCGGTGGAGCCGGCCGCGGAGTCGCTGCTCGAGTCCGGCGCCTTCGGCGGCCTCGGCGGGCTCGCCCGGGTGGTGGACCTGCTGGCGGCCCGCGCCGGCGAGCAGGACGCCGAGGCGGCCTACCCCTACCAGGGCGTCGAGGTGGTCCACGAGAGCGGACTCGCCGGCGCGACGATCGGCCGCCGCTACGACGGTCCCGGGGCCGGCCTCGCCGACACCGTGCGGGTGCTGCGCGAACTCGGCTCCGGCGACCCCTCGGTGGCGCTGATCACCGCGGGCACCCTCCTCTTCCACGCCGAGCAGGCCCGCACCGACCGCTGGGGCGACCAGCTCTACCAGGCGGTGCTGGCCGACGCCGAGCACGGCTCCGCCCCGGTCGGCCTCCTCTGCGCCAGGCCGGGCGCCGAGCCCCAGGTGACCGCCGCCGCGGACCCGGACGGCGGGCGGATGCTCAACGGCCGGCGCTCCGGAGTGGTCGGCTCCGAGGCCCTCGGCTGGCTGCTGCTGCGCGCCCTGCCGGAACCGGCGGACGCGCCGCCCGCGGACCACACCGGCCCCGTGACGGCCCGCCAACCCGCCTCCCCCGAGCCGGATCTGTTCCTCGTCCCGGCCGATTCCCCCGGGCTCTCGGTCGATCCGACCGCCGACCCGGTGGGCCTGCGCGCGGCGGCCCCGCACGATGTGCTGGTGGACCGGGTGGCCGTCCCCCCGGACGCGGCCGCCGCCCGGCTGGAGCCCGGGCAGCAGGCGCTGAGCCGGGCCTGGCGCGCGCTGGCGCTGCCCGCGATCTTCCTGGGCGCGGCCCGCTCGGCCCGCGAGGCGCTGCTCTCCGCGGTCCGCCCCACCGGCCGCCGGGAACGTGAACTCCTGGTCGCGGTAGGGGAGTTGGACGCCCGACTGGGCGCGGCCGAGGATGCCCTGGACGCCCTGGCGGCGGCCGTCGACCGCGGCCGCCCGGACGCGATCGCCCGCTGCGGCGCGGCCGGCGCCCTCGCCCTGCGCAACGCGACCGCCATCGGCTCCCTCGCCGCCCGTACCGCGGGCCCGGACGGCGTCAGCCGCACCCATCCGCTGGAACGCCACCTCCGCGACCTGCTGGCCGCCCGCCTCTACCTCCCCGACGAGTCGGCCACCCTCGCCACGGCCGGGGCGAACGCCCTGAACCTCGGCTGA
- a CDS encoding aminoglycoside phosphotransferase family protein, with protein sequence MYVKNAATPPLSPSRPGPRNDRQGPGTGRTAPGAASAAASAAASAAASASAEGVAPAHGGLLRAPAARPSGGLRSPAGPQVPVPPPAQHPYGAPRLSPQRLQPQIRPHGQPHGQQHGQPQLQQRGRQTAAIGQVVGVATARARPLGPAATRPEVARREAARLEAAAERSPAVRQAVQAVRRICPAFVPRQLLRENATHILIGGSAGRTPVVAKCLAEPARLADDGAAERFRHEIAAYRAFVRRRPPVRLSKLVAADTERCVLVLERVPGRPAALERHPANAPTPGEVRAVLGSVRALNLWQPPSGQFEMMLDYPAEIARFHALGLLTDRDAGDLRQLLHGVAQSQPQFCHGDALLCNALLAPSGPVLMDWERAGWYLPGYDLAVLWAVLAGDTAARRQISQLAQASGTVQRDAFLVNLLLVLMREIRMHDDPAAGEEQRILLRRLQEDAALARKAIRAAVGTR encoded by the coding sequence ATGTATGTGAAGAACGCCGCGACACCTCCCCTCTCACCCTCCCGCCCCGGTCCGCGCAACGACCGGCAGGGCCCCGGCACCGGGCGCACCGCCCCCGGCGCCGCAAGCGCCGCGGCCTCCGCCGCGGCCTCCGCCGCGGCCTCCGCCTCCGCCGAGGGGGTCGCCCCCGCCCACGGGGGTCTGCTGCGCGCCCCCGCGGCGCGTCCCTCCGGCGGTCTTCGGTCGCCCGCGGGGCCCCAGGTCCCCGTCCCGCCGCCCGCCCAACACCCTTACGGGGCCCCGCGGCTGTCGCCGCAGCGGCTCCAGCCGCAGATCCGTCCGCACGGGCAGCCGCACGGCCAGCAGCACGGTCAGCCGCAGCTCCAGCAGCGGGGGCGGCAGACCGCGGCGATCGGCCAGGTGGTCGGGGTGGCCACGGCGCGGGCCCGTCCGCTCGGCCCGGCCGCCACCCGGCCCGAGGTCGCCCGCCGGGAGGCCGCGCGTCTCGAGGCCGCGGCCGAGCGCTCCCCCGCGGTGCGCCAGGCGGTCCAGGCCGTGCGGCGGATATGTCCCGCGTTCGTGCCGCGCCAGCTGCTGCGGGAGAACGCCACCCACATTCTGATCGGCGGCAGCGCCGGCCGTACCCCGGTGGTCGCCAAGTGCCTGGCCGAGCCGGCCCGGCTGGCGGACGACGGGGCCGCCGAGCGCTTCCGGCACGAGATCGCGGCCTACCGGGCCTTCGTCCGGCGGCGGCCGCCGGTGCGGCTCTCCAAGCTGGTGGCGGCCGACACCGAGCGGTGCGTGCTGGTGCTTGAGCGGGTGCCGGGCCGGCCGGCCGCGCTGGAGCGGCACCCGGCCAACGCGCCCACCCCGGGCGAGGTCAGGGCCGTGCTCGGCAGCGTGCGGGCGCTCAATCTGTGGCAGCCGCCGTCCGGACAGTTCGAGATGATGCTGGACTACCCGGCGGAGATCGCCCGGTTCCATGCGCTCGGTCTCCTCACCGACCGGGACGCCGGGGACCTCCGCCAGCTCCTCCACGGGGTCGCCCAGTCGCAGCCGCAGTTCTGCCACGGAGACGCACTGCTGTGCAACGCGCTGCTGGCCCCGTCGGGTCCGGTGCTGATGGACTGGGAGCGGGCCGGCTGGTACCTCCCGGGCTACGACCTGGCCGTGCTCTGGGCGGTGCTCGCGGGGGACACCGCCGCTCGTCGGCAGATCAGCCAGCTGGCGCAGGCCAGCGGCACGGTGCAGCGGGACGCCTTCCTGGTCAACCTGCTGCTGGTGCTGATGCGCGAGATCCGGATGCACGACGATCCGGCCGCCGGCGAGGAGCAGCGGATCCTGCTCCGCCGGCTCCAGGAGGACGCGGCACTCGCCCGCAAGGCGATCCGCGCCGCCGTCGGGACGCGGTGA
- a CDS encoding alpha/beta fold hydrolase, producing the protein MPYATVDGARLYFEDTGGSGPVVAFSHGNLMDGRMWQPQLEALAEEFRCISWDARLHGRTEDDGARYTYWDSARDLLGLLDHLGVRRAALVGHSQGGFLSLRAALLAPERVRALALIDSAAVAWPPEALKQMGGVADGFRQAGPEAVAPELLGLLFGQPPARPADGAGSPPDRLSGLSGEWLARWREQPRERLAEAVRVLMGVDGIADRLPEITAPALVVHGQEDRPVPLPLGVMLAETLPAALPPVVLPGAGHTPNLTHPGQVTEALTGFLRAHAG; encoded by the coding sequence ATGCCTTACGCAACCGTCGACGGCGCCCGGCTGTACTTCGAGGACACCGGCGGCAGCGGCCCGGTGGTGGCCTTCAGCCACGGCAACCTGATGGACGGCCGGATGTGGCAGCCCCAACTCGAGGCCCTGGCCGAGGAGTTCCGCTGCATCAGCTGGGACGCGCGACTGCACGGCCGGACCGAGGACGACGGCGCCCGCTACACCTACTGGGACTCCGCCCGGGACCTGCTGGGCCTCCTCGACCATCTGGGGGTGCGGCGGGCCGCCCTGGTCGGCCACTCGCAGGGCGGCTTCCTGTCGCTCCGCGCGGCGCTCCTCGCGCCCGAGCGGGTGCGGGCGCTGGCCCTGATCGACAGCGCGGCGGTGGCCTGGCCGCCGGAGGCGCTGAAGCAGATGGGCGGGGTCGCGGACGGCTTCCGGCAGGCCGGCCCGGAGGCGGTGGCTCCGGAGCTGCTGGGACTGCTGTTCGGGCAGCCGCCCGCGCGGCCCGCCGACGGGGCCGGCAGTCCCCCGGACCGCCTCTCGGGACTGTCCGGGGAGTGGCTCGCCAGGTGGCGCGAGCAGCCCAGGGAGCGGCTGGCGGAGGCGGTCCGGGTGCTGATGGGGGTGGACGGCATAGCGGACCGGCTGCCGGAGATCACCGCTCCGGCCCTGGTCGTCCACGGCCAGGAGGACCGGCCGGTGCCGCTCCCCCTGGGCGTGATGCTGGCCGAGACCCTTCCCGCCGCGCTGCCGCCGGTCGTCCTCCCCGGCGCCGGCCACACCCCCAACCTCACCCACCCCGGGCAGGTGACCGAGGCGCTGACGGGGTTCCTCCGCGCCCACGCCGGCTGA
- a CDS encoding PP2C family protein-serine/threonine phosphatase, which produces MQQPTCEPSRDGRPDRSGTVRALLRQTRRLRTELGDARRVTAPGGSDLDRWRRAVYDLADRQLRDLSGYLGELSEEAQDEPEASGPSDEDAAEHAEPAEPAEAAAGDGHQASRLPQGPSAPAGRARLTAAELAAAPSPAEVRRLGRLGSAEWDLVQDRVVWSPETYRLLGREEEDGPLTLDQLPAHLFPEDQQRFATMVTASLVDGRALDGELRVTRLDGTVRTLHCVGEPVPAEDGTFRSLWMLLRDVSELRRDQRSLRETREALVRERRSARAELRRTVELQQAVLPSWPRPHRRMAGLELAGDYLPSSALDRVGGDWYDALTLPDGDVLLTFGGVGGHGPEAAAAMAGVRASLRAVAAGGARPSAVLSAVDLLLATSTAQDSCTAQEPDARLASALCLRYRPRTRMLSWSRAGHPAPLLFRPGARGVLRAVPLDRLGGRAGGARSAQEDSNGPLLGTALPHGGGYPPLRVRLRPGDLLLCHPDGLLRGRSRHPDWRLERLLALAPALGRDPGARHCLELARAALLTPTGEAAATEHPASGSDDDLCLLAVRVR; this is translated from the coding sequence ATGCAGCAGCCGACCTGCGAGCCGTCGAGAGACGGTCGTCCCGACCGCTCCGGCACGGTTCGCGCGCTGCTTCGGCAGACGCGCCGACTGCGCACCGAACTCGGCGACGCCCGGCGGGTGACCGCTCCCGGCGGGAGCGATCTGGACCGCTGGCGACGCGCGGTCTACGACCTGGCGGACCGTCAACTACGGGACCTCTCCGGCTACTTGGGCGAGCTGTCGGAGGAGGCCCAGGACGAGCCCGAGGCCTCCGGGCCGTCCGATGAGGATGCGGCTGAGCACGCCGAGCCGGCCGAGCCCGCCGAGGCGGCCGCCGGGGACGGCCACCAGGCCTCCCGCCTCCCGCAGGGGCCGTCGGCGCCTGCCGGGCGCGCCCGGCTGACCGCCGCGGAGCTGGCCGCCGCCCCCTCGCCCGCCGAGGTGCGCCGGCTCGGCCGGCTCGGCAGCGCCGAGTGGGACCTCGTCCAGGACCGGGTGGTCTGGTCCCCCGAGACCTACCGGCTGCTCGGCCGCGAGGAGGAGGACGGCCCGCTGACGCTCGACCAGCTGCCGGCCCACCTCTTCCCCGAGGACCAGCAGCGCTTCGCCACGATGGTCACCGCCTCGCTGGTGGACGGCCGCGCGCTGGACGGCGAGCTGCGGGTCACTCGGCTCGACGGCACCGTCCGCACCCTCCACTGCGTGGGCGAGCCGGTGCCCGCCGAGGACGGCACCTTCCGCTCGCTCTGGATGCTGCTCCGGGACGTCTCCGAACTCCGCCGCGACCAGCGCTCGCTGCGCGAGACCCGGGAGGCGCTGGTCCGTGAGCGCCGCAGCGCCCGCGCCGAACTCCGGCGCACCGTCGAGCTCCAGCAGGCGGTGCTGCCCTCCTGGCCGCGCCCCCACCGCCGGATGGCCGGCCTCGAACTGGCCGGCGACTACCTCCCCTCCAGCGCCCTCGACCGGGTCGGCGGAGACTGGTACGACGCCCTCACCCTGCCGGACGGGGACGTCCTCCTCACCTTCGGCGGAGTCGGCGGCCACGGCCCGGAGGCCGCCGCCGCGATGGCCGGGGTACGCGCCTCGCTGCGCGCGGTGGCGGCGGGCGGGGCCCGCCCCTCCGCGGTCCTCTCCGCCGTGGACCTGCTCCTCGCGACCTCCACCGCTCAGGACTCCTGCACCGCCCAGGAACCGGACGCCCGGCTGGCCTCGGCGCTGTGCCTGCGGTACCGGCCCCGCACCCGGATGCTGAGCTGGTCTCGCGCCGGCCATCCGGCGCCGCTGCTGTTCCGCCCCGGCGCGCGCGGCGTCCTGCGGGCCGTGCCGCTGGACCGCCTCGGCGGTCGCGCCGGGGGCGCCCGGAGTGCCCAGGAGGACAGCAACGGGCCGCTGCTCGGCACGGCGCTCCCGCACGGCGGCGGCTATCCGCCGCTGCGCGTCCGGCTGCGCCCGGGCGACCTCCTGCTCTGCCACCCCGACGGCCTGCTGCGCGGCCGGTCCCGGCACCCCGACTGGCGGTTGGAGCGGCTGCTCGCCCTGGCGCCGGCGCTCGGCCGGGATCCCGGCGCGAGGCACTGCCTCGAACTGGCCCGGGCGGCGCTGCTGACGCCGACCGGTGAAGCGGCCGCGACGGAGCACCCTGCCTCGGGCTCCGACGACGACCTGTGCCTGCTGGCGGTGCGGGTTCGCTAG
- a CDS encoding FAD-dependent oxidoreductase — MTVFEARSEAGGQFLMAGRVPGKEAYGDAVAHRVRELAELGVELRLGRRIGWGDLAELRGFDGAVLASGVLPRRPAIPGTALDHVVDYQQALADPAALGERVVVIGGGGIAVDVAHLLTSPQEKGGVERFFAEYGIGEAGLGAPAGPVRPARAARRVTVVRRSGRVGAGIGASTKWVQLAALRARGVETVTGVGYREITAEGVVVVDAASGTERLLPADSVVVAAGQEPQLAATEVLEAAGIPFRVAGGAASTERLNAVRATTEGIEAAYALTAGGG, encoded by the coding sequence GTGACCGTCTTCGAAGCTCGGTCGGAGGCCGGCGGGCAGTTCCTGATGGCCGGGCGGGTGCCCGGCAAGGAGGCGTACGGGGACGCGGTGGCGCATCGGGTGCGGGAGTTGGCGGAGCTCGGGGTCGAGCTGCGACTCGGCCGGCGGATCGGGTGGGGGGACCTCGCCGAGTTGCGGGGGTTCGACGGGGCCGTGCTGGCCAGCGGGGTGCTGCCGCGGCGGCCGGCGATTCCCGGCACCGCGCTCGACCACGTCGTGGACTACCAGCAGGCGCTCGCGGATCCGGCCGCGCTCGGCGAGCGGGTGGTGGTGATCGGCGGCGGCGGGATCGCGGTCGACGTCGCCCATCTGCTGACGAGCCCTCAGGAGAAGGGCGGCGTCGAGCGGTTCTTCGCGGAGTACGGGATCGGGGAGGCCGGGCTCGGCGCCCCGGCCGGCCCGGTGCGGCCGGCCCGGGCCGCGCGCAGGGTGACGGTGGTGCGCCGCTCCGGGCGGGTCGGCGCCGGGATCGGGGCGAGTACCAAGTGGGTGCAGCTGGCCGCGCTGCGGGCGCGGGGGGTGGAGACGGTGACCGGGGTCGGGTACCGGGAGATCACCGCCGAGGGGGTGGTGGTCGTGGACGCCGCGAGCGGAACGGAGCGGCTGCTGCCCGCGGACAGCGTGGTGGTCGCCGCCGGGCAGGAACCGCAGCTCGCGGCGACGGAGGTGCTGGAGGCGGCCGGGATCCCGTTCCGGGTGGCCGGCGGTGCGGCCTCGACCGAGCGGCTGAACGCGGTCCGGGCCACCACCGAGGGGATCGAGGCGGCGTACGCCCTGACGGCCGGCGGCGGCTGA
- a CDS encoding AraC family transcriptional regulator — MVIPGHEAEVVEIPYRNPARPGVGLEVLGYGELARRLRPRVLAAPSRPDFHQFFHVTRGRGTALIDFVRHPVAPGTLLHLRPGQVQRFPLGPDGRPADLDGTLLLFTPAFAPRPAAVRVVLDDAFAPAAWSLEPPHREGIARAMAEIAAEYALLTGPADPEPRNPAEPALTVELLRQLLAALLLRVARLPRPPGSDPAAGGDVFRSFQRELERDFAATRNAHEYAARLGYSQKTLTRACRAATGRGPKELIDARVELEAKRLLAHTELPVAVIARGLGFSEPTNFGKFFTRRAGLTPGAFRERNAAAG; from the coding sequence ATGGTCATTCCTGGACACGAGGCCGAGGTCGTCGAGATCCCCTACCGGAATCCGGCCCGCCCCGGAGTCGGACTGGAGGTGCTCGGCTACGGCGAGCTGGCCCGGCGGCTCCGCCCGCGGGTGCTGGCCGCGCCCAGCCGCCCGGACTTCCACCAGTTCTTCCACGTCACCCGGGGTAGGGGCACGGCGCTGATCGACTTCGTCCGCCACCCCGTCGCCCCGGGCACCCTGCTGCATCTGCGGCCGGGACAGGTGCAGCGCTTCCCCCTCGGCCCCGACGGCCGGCCGGCCGACCTGGACGGCACGCTGCTCCTCTTCACCCCGGCCTTCGCACCGCGGCCGGCGGCCGTGCGGGTGGTGCTCGACGATGCCTTCGCCCCGGCGGCCTGGTCGCTGGAGCCGCCGCACCGCGAGGGGATCGCCCGCGCCATGGCGGAGATCGCGGCCGAGTACGCCCTTCTGACCGGCCCGGCCGACCCCGAGCCCCGGAACCCGGCGGAGCCCGCTCTCACCGTCGAGCTGCTGCGGCAGCTGCTGGCGGCGCTGCTGCTGCGGGTCGCCCGGCTGCCCCGGCCGCCGGGCAGCGATCCCGCGGCCGGCGGCGACGTCTTCCGATCCTTCCAGCGGGAGCTGGAGCGCGACTTCGCGGCCACCCGCAACGCCCATGAGTACGCCGCACGCCTCGGCTACTCGCAGAAGACCCTCACCCGGGCCTGCCGGGCCGCGACCGGGCGCGGCCCCAAGGAACTGATCGACGCCCGCGTCGAGCTGGAGGCGAAGCGCCTGCTGGCGCACACCGAGCTGCCGGTCGCCGTGATCGCCCGGGGACTGGGCTTCAGCGAGCCGACCAACTTCGGGAAGTTCTTCACCCGGCGGGCCGGGCTGACTCCGGGCGCCTTCCGCGAGCGGAACGCCGCCGCCGGCTGA